The DNA sequence ATTACCGAACAAAGCACACAGCATGAATTCCTGCAAACAATAACATAAATCATCACCAAAGCATATCTGACGCCATAATATATCCAAAAACTTAATATGAAAGTTTAATCGAAGCTTGACCTGtcactgaaaataataataataataataataataataataataataataataataataataataataataatcttgcgtgacctgttgtggcctgttttgaCCTGCAATAATGAGATAAAATGCTATATTTTACCTTGACCAGCTTCTGAATAATTCCCGGAAATTAACCGCACCTGTCCTCTTGCCCACTGACACGTAATTGTTCTTGTATATTCAGTAAGTCACGAAATATAAATCACAATAAACTCAACACTCTTCACTCGTTGCTGTCAACACCAACTGGCGCGATGATTCCTTTCTGGGCGGGAATTTGCCAAGCTATCATTTGAATTATGTTATATAGGCTTCAATTACTATAAATACAGGCTGAGTTTAATTTACTGATAGACTCGAATTACTAGTAACTAGGAACATTTGAATAATTTTGATATTGATAAATGTGTTAGGATATGAGTTAGATTACTACATAGGCTTTAAATTGTGCTAAATTGTGCTAGGCTATAAATTTAATTGTGCTAGGCGGGCTTGAATTGTTATATATTAAGGTTGAATATAACTTACGGACAAAGAAGCTTTAATTACTAGGCAAACAGATCTGAataattttgatatatataaATGTGTCAGGATACGAATAATTTTATTACAAAGTTTACGTTAACTATTTCCCTGTGTGCAGGTCCCCCTCGGCTacgtggagaaacagaacttcAATGACCTGCGCGGCCTGCTTGACCTAAGACTGACCTCGTGCAAGATTAAATATATCGAGGCTTTCAGCTTCGTGTGAGTGATTACATCATTATTTTGCATAATGACACCCACGTTGGATTGTGTCATCCTCAGTGTTATAATGATCACACATCAGTACCTCCCATATATcacgttttatttttattttttttcttagttatcTCAATTAAGTCCATGTTTGATTTTGAATACCAAATAAGTGTAATGAATGGTGCAGGGCAGTGTGTGTATTactaagtgtgtatgtgtgtgtgtgttccctatGCAGGAATCTGACGCTGCTACAGCGCCTCTACATCAATAACAACCATCTGGAGGTGTTGCTCAACGACACCTTCGCAGGACTCGTCTCACTCATCCACCTCGACCTCTCTGACAATAAGATAACCTTCCGGTCCAGCTTCGATATCTCACTGTCACGTGGGATGCCTGCCCCCACTGGTGGAAAGGTGTCGCGCGCCCTGGCACTGGTCGACCTGCCCATGGCGTTGGCATCGTGGATACAGAGTGGCAGCGGGGAGCGCAGTTTCCACACAGGAAGGGACACAGCCGTGAGGAAGCCAAGCTCACAACAACCGTCTCTTCCCTTCGAGGGCCTAACGGCACTGCGGCACCTCGACTTATCCAACAACGGAATCCGTTACCTAACGGCGAGCCATTGGAGGGACCTGCAGCAGCTGGTGAGGCTGACGCTGATGAACAACAACGTGCAAGAGTGGTATTACCACGTGTTCTACAACCTGAGCCACCTCAGCGAGCTGGTGTTGTCGTACAACTCTCTGAGCCTGATCACGGAGGCAATGTTGGAGGACTTCTCGCTGGACAGCCTGACGGTGGTGGATCTGAAGCACAACGCCTTCCAGTGCGACTGCTCCCTCGCCAAATTGAATGGCAGCATCAACACATCCATCTTCCTGGACTTCTCCTCATACAGCTGCTCGCAGGAAGGCCACGACTTGTCTTTTGAAGAATTTACATCCACCGCTGTCTGCCCGTCACACGCCCAGAACGAGAACGTGGTGGACGATTCCGCAACAGGCAAGACAGAAATTATTCTCATCTCAGTCTCCTTACTGCTTTCTGTCATCACCTCAGTCACCCTGTACCGCAAGCGATGGTGAGTATCCCTGCTCCCTACACGCATGCATACCTGTTAATTGTAAACTGTGAAGTCGTGACAGCTGTGAATGAAGATGTAATGAATCAATTCGAAAAACTGCCCTTTGAGAGGTGATAATTAACACGTGTTTGCACAGGTACTTGCGTTACTTGGTGtacaaagtgaaaatgaagaCTGACCAGCACAAGGAGGACGCCGACCACTACCTGTACGACATCTTTGTCTGCTACTCCCAGGCGGACCGCCAGTGGGTGTTCGAGCACCTGGTTGCCAGACTGGAGGACGGGGGCAGGTGCGGCCAGGATTtatgggagaaagggagggcgATCATTGGGGAAGGATACAATACTTTGAGATCATACAAGTAGACAATGGCGGAGTGCGGGAAGCAACAATGTGCATGAGTATTGTGTGTTGCAGGTACCGCGTGTGTGTGCACGAGCGGGACTTCACGGTGGGCCAGGAGATAACAGAGAACATCATCAACTCAATAGATCGCTCCAGGAAGGTAATCAATAAATTTTAAAATTAAACTTTTCAGTTATTAATAGTTGTCATTCATTATAACGTATAGTATTCCGTTCATGATCTGAATCATTCTCTCGCCTATCACGGACAGCAGAGGAACAGCCCAGTAAGCATGTGGTGTGTtgcaggtgttggtggtgctttCGCCGGCCTTCGTAGACAGCAGTTGGTGCATGTTTGAGCTGCAGCTGGCCAGCCACAAGATCCTAGATGAACGAAGAAACAAGCTGATCCTGGTGCTCCTTGAGGCCCTATCGTCTCACCGCCAGCCCAAGAAACTGCGCTTCCTCCTCAAGAGCCGCACTTACCTGGCCTGGCACGCAGACCCCGAGGGTCAGCGGCTCTTCTGGGTGCGGCTGCAGCGAGCGGTGACCAAGCCCACGGCGAGTGAGATCCTTGAGTTCACCCACATGTAGCCGCAGCCAGGGACAGGTGCTCCTGGCGGCTCCACAAACCATGCTGTTGGTGTGCTCACTACCTCTTGGGGCCTAGTTGACAAGCGTTTTGCTGTTGTTTCTAGGAATTCCAAGCTTCGGCACACGTCCTTCAGGAGCAGTGGGGAGCTACACTTCCTCATCTAGTCTTATCTTCGGGGTTTTTAAAATTCAAGGTGCAAAGTAATGAATCTCAGTAGTTAGAGCACCGGGCCGTTGCCCAGCCGCGGCAGAACTGCGCAGGGTCGCCGCTCCACGCGGCCCATCACTCGACTACTGCGCCAGGCCTACACGTCATGCCAGGAATAACTTTCCTGAAATTATGTAACTCATAACTTAAATAACTGTGTGCTGATACATCGCCTGTCTCCATTCGTTTGTCGTGCCATGAGGCAGCCTTGTAGTTTGGCCTCATACCACGTACTGGTCTGGTATAAACCCAAGATACTGCTCAACATGGTGCCAGGACAGGGTCGGGGTGGCCAGCCTTCAGCCTCGCACTGCCATAAAACTGCTTTGTGTGTATACTCATTACTGGTGACTTAAGTTTGACCGGCAGCTGAGGAGGCAGAAGTAGCAGAAGCCTCCCCAGGCCACTGGACGCTGTCACTGATGCTAGCGGCGCTTCATGCAGTGGGTACTTTCCCGCACCATTCCCATCACTGGGGCGCCCAACCCTGAGCGTAACCCGGTAACTTTAGCTCCTTATAACTTGAAGCTATATTTAGTTCAACGTGGAGGTGACAGATCAGTGCCCGTATGGGCCGTGTTGAGCAACACGTCAATGTATGTTGTACACTGCCACCCTTGTGGGCAAGGCAACTAAGTTTTACCTGACAATACTTATATTACTTTATGCTAGGTGTATCTAATTAAAGATTTATTTGGGCATGAGGTTTTATTTTTGACGTCTCCTTTAATTCTTGAACAAAAACAATtacctcaatttttttcttaccataTACAAAAACATATCTTCAATTTCTTTCACCTTGAATAAAAAACAGTCAACATCAATTACACCCTTTCAGCCTaattaaacagaataacagttaCGACTTTCAGCAGCAACATGCGCACAGTTGGCCTAGTCAGCCATCACACACTCACTTTTTGCAGGAACCTGAACACTATTGCCACAACCACAGTAAAATTTGTCTACTACCCTGTCAATGCCAAGGATGACCACAGTGTCTCAGGCTAATCCAGATAAAGAATTGAGGAATGTTGTtttaaaaagtaaaatttttcTTAATGCCTATCAAACTATCTtaaataatatttttctctttctttcatacaaatacACAATGTCATCAGGaatgaaacaaaattacataacagatgaataaaaattagtcattttttctcttcaaaaTTTATTACAAACATTCAAGTTCCAAGATAATTccttattcttgtctttttcagTCTTGACACCAGTGAATAATGGAGACTGTACACTAAATCCTCATGTTTTAAGATGATACCAATGAAATGATAACTGTTCTACCAACCATCCAATACTAATAATGTTATGGCAAAGGTAAGAACACAAGAATACATGAACCACTGATTACAACAAAGGACAAGATACCACACGTGTCACTTTTGGAGGCAAGAATCATCATACACTATAAACCTGATTCTAGAccacatcattattattttatttagccATAGAGGAAAATATGAGCACTAAACAATATGGTGATGAGACGTTGCTCAACTTAAAAGAAACATGTCCCAGCACTGCTAACTTTGCATGGCTGACCATAATTGGTGAATGCAAACAAACATCTCCTCTAAGTGTGATCAGCTTTTGGTTTTCTGGATTCCAACCTCCAAAGCTTGGCCCATTGTTGTACTCATGATGTAACACAATCT is a window from the Scylla paramamosain isolate STU-SP2022 chromosome 26, ASM3559412v1, whole genome shotgun sequence genome containing:
- the LOC135113702 gene encoding toll-like receptor 13, which encodes MGIDARRVTLCSGGSVSALLGLLLLAAAATSQAAAIRGTESPATIQDPPRPGTTPSSVHHAALNISAKPTPVSRNGVSFRELCNTKVRWAPPPHHVDHDLDPLHKYLPPAWSTPAASEAETPATRVGSSLPEGCHDVGRVGHKTLRCTGTNLTQIPDLSLERNVDSLVFLETGIQVVSDVRHLPRSVRDLTFSHGPLVTFNGLRFYQISGLDSLTLEHNTLSTWSFVTAFYSPDAPKNATIRTLHLQNNLITYPPEPIGSNESVLPLLETLVMSNNPMCNLPGNLFLPLWASKLTTLLLRNCSLSQFYGSPLEPVSGIQVLDLSNNPGLSNEELYELFGPLSEGRLRELYLANNNYVIVPTEALKVVSGGLEKLDLHGAAFQCLDNTSFPLLPRLKDLNLMYCRIAAIRPHSFEVFPVLEVLHLDGNALITIPTEVLLPTLKVLTMNDNPRSTGDEDVAAFSMDYVDFRNMEQLTNVTFKGVPLGYVEKQNFNDLRGLLDLRLTSCKIKYIEAFSFVNLTLLQRLYINNNHLEVLLNDTFAGLVSLIHLDLSDNKITFRSSFDISLSRGMPAPTGGKVSRALALVDLPMALASWIQSGSGERSFHTGRDTAVRKPSSQQPSLPFEGLTALRHLDLSNNGIRYLTASHWRDLQQLVRLTLMNNNVQEWYYHVFYNLSHLSELVLSYNSLSLITEAMLEDFSLDSLTVVDLKHNAFQCDCSLAKLNGSINTSIFLDFSSYSCSQEGHDLSFEEFTSTAVCPSHAQNENVVDDSATGKTEIILISVSLLLSVITSVTLYRKRWYLRYLVYKVKMKTDQHKEDADHYLYDIFVCYSQADRQWVFEHLVARLEDGGRYRVCVHERDFTVGQEITENIINSIDRSRKVLVVLSPAFVDSSWCMFELQLASHKILDERRNKLILVLLEALSSHRQPKKLRFLLKSRTYLAWHADPEGQRLFWVRLQRAVTKPTASEILEFTHM